A single region of the Microbulbifer sp. MKSA007 genome encodes:
- the asnS gene encoding asparagine--tRNA ligase, producing the protein MTVKVESVDSLLKSSGREGEEVRVQGWIRTRRDSKAGLSFLAVHDGSCFDPIQVVAENHLHNYQSEVQRLTTGCAVDILGTIKPSEGKGQSIELLATEVQVVGWVEDPDTYPMSPKRHTMEHLREHAHLRPRTNVSGAVARVRNCIAQAIHRFYHENGFLYVHTPILTASDCEGAGEMFRVSTLDMENLPRTDKGAVDYSKDFFGEESFLTVSGQLNVESYCLAMSKVYTFGPTFRAENSNTTRHLAEFWMVEPEVAFADLADVADLSEQMLKYVSKAVLEERADDMAFFAQRIDKEAISRLENIVDNDFARINYSEAIEILESCKEKFEFPVSWGIDLASEHERYLAEKHFKKPVIVMNYPKDIKAFYMRMNDDGKTVAAMDVLAPGIGEIIGGAQREERLEKLDERMDEMNVPKEHLDWYRDLRRYGTVPHAGFGLGFDRIVSYVTGMGNIRDVIPFPRTPKNISF; encoded by the coding sequence ATGACAGTAAAAGTCGAATCCGTAGATAGCCTATTGAAATCCAGCGGTCGCGAGGGCGAAGAAGTCCGCGTTCAAGGCTGGATCAGAACCCGCCGCGACTCCAAAGCCGGCCTCTCTTTCCTGGCCGTACACGACGGCAGCTGCTTTGATCCGATCCAGGTGGTTGCTGAGAATCACCTGCACAATTACCAGTCAGAAGTGCAGCGCCTGACTACCGGCTGCGCGGTAGATATCCTCGGTACCATCAAACCATCCGAAGGCAAGGGTCAGTCTATCGAACTGCTCGCCACCGAAGTCCAGGTTGTCGGCTGGGTGGAAGACCCGGATACCTATCCCATGTCCCCCAAGCGCCACACTATGGAGCACTTGCGCGAACACGCTCACCTGCGCCCGCGCACCAATGTCAGTGGTGCCGTGGCCCGCGTACGTAACTGTATCGCACAAGCGATCCACCGTTTTTATCACGAGAACGGCTTCCTCTACGTGCACACCCCAATTCTCACCGCTTCTGACTGTGAAGGTGCCGGGGAGATGTTCCGGGTTAGCACCCTGGATATGGAGAACTTGCCGCGCACAGATAAAGGTGCGGTGGACTACAGCAAGGACTTCTTCGGCGAAGAGAGCTTCCTCACTGTATCCGGCCAGCTGAATGTTGAGAGCTACTGCCTGGCCATGTCCAAGGTGTACACCTTCGGCCCCACCTTCCGTGCAGAAAACTCCAATACCACTCGCCACCTGGCAGAGTTCTGGATGGTTGAGCCGGAAGTTGCCTTTGCAGACCTGGCAGATGTAGCCGATCTCTCCGAGCAAATGCTGAAGTATGTATCCAAGGCGGTACTGGAAGAGCGCGCCGATGATATGGCCTTCTTTGCCCAGCGCATCGACAAGGAGGCTATCAGTCGCCTGGAGAATATCGTCGACAACGATTTCGCCCGCATCAACTACTCCGAAGCGATTGAAATCCTGGAAAGCTGCAAAGAGAAGTTCGAGTTCCCCGTATCCTGGGGTATTGATCTGGCCTCTGAGCATGAGCGTTACCTGGCAGAGAAGCACTTCAAAAAGCCAGTTATCGTGATGAACTATCCGAAGGATATTAAAGCCTTCTACATGCGCATGAACGACGATGGTAAAACTGTTGCCGCAATGGACGTTCTGGCACCGGGAATCGGCGAAATTATCGGCGGCGCCCAACGTGAAGAGCGTTTGGAGAAGCTCGATGAGCGTATGGATGAAATGAATGTACCCAAGGAACACCTGGACTGGTATCGCGACCTCCGCCGCTACGGCACCGTGCCTCATGCGGGCTTTGGCCTGGGCTTTGATCGCATCGTGTCCTACGTGACCGGCATGGGCAACATCCGCGATGTAATCCCCTTCCCGCGCACACCGAAGAACATCTCGTTCTAA